In the Ranitomeya imitator isolate aRanImi1 chromosome 2, aRanImi1.pri, whole genome shotgun sequence genome, gttcataaacttcttgaatctggttttgagcaccttgaggggtgcagttttttgaatggtgtcacacttggttattttctttcatatagacccctaaaaatgacttcaaatgagatgtggtccctaaaaaaaaatggtgttgtgaaaatgagaaattgctggtcaacttttggttccaaaattgtcctgatgtaaagtagacatgtgggaaatgttacttattaagtattttgtgtgacatatctctgtgatttaattgcataaaaattcaaagttggaaaattgcgaaattttcaaaattttccccaaatttccgttttttttttacaaataaacgcaggtaatatcaaagaaattttaccactatcatgaagtacaatacgtcactagAAATCATATTCAGAATCTCCGGGATCcattggagcgttccagagttataacctcataattgtaaaatttggcccggtcattaacgtgcaaaccacccttgggggtaaaggggttataaaatcaacagcaagtgaagaattggatttatttatattttacgccgttccttgtgtggtatatataagtgattaggcaactttattctttgggttgataTTATTACAACAATCCCTGATTTAAACCAGGTTTGTTTTTGTTAggtacactaaaagacgcttttattgcaacaaaaatagtttttgcctcaccatattttgagagctataatttttccatattgcaTCCCATAgagtcatgtaagggcttgttttttgcagaacaattggatttttttattagtaccattttcagacacatgaggcttttttttttaattgcttttatacagatttttgggaggcagaattaacataaaacagcaattcaggatttttttttttgaagggagTAAatttgtgtggtaaaattgatatggcagctttattcttcaggtcagatcGTACAGTGTTACTACATTTATATTGGGGTTTTTTTTAtgtgttaactttttttttactttgtcccactaggaAACTATCATCTGTCAGCTGCACTGACAGATAAAGTTGACagataaagttgctgatcatggGCTAAAATGTTCATGTActcccatttttttttcattttcacacaagGTAATAGAAAATAAATGTAGCCCATTGTTATGGCACATGGCAGaggtcagaagggaagaagtgccatttgacttttggattgTAGATGTTGCAGTCATCATTCTCGGGCACGATTTCACCATTTGCAAAAGTCCTAATGTAAAAAAAATGGCAGAGATCCAGAACAGTTAAAAAACCAATAAAGTGAcgaaattttggaaattatacccttcaATGAATTCCTCCATAattgtgactattttgactccacaagCACTTTTAGGACATTAGCTTGTAGTGAATGTTTTTTTTATTGCCCAACACATGGTGCCCAGATTGTGCTTCAGGAGACACGCAAACAGTAAATTAAGTGGGTACTTCTCACTACAGCAATGCCAAGTACatgaatgctaaatgtggtttgggcacactgcaagatTTAGAAGTGAGAGCAGAGATTTGGCTTTGGGAGAGTGGATTTTGCTGAATTAGTATATGGAAGgcatgttgcttttcaagagctTTTGAGCCACTAACGATGTGGAAACCTTTGTTTTTCCCATGTAAAGACAATGCACCTGAGTGAGAGCCTGTTATTTGGGGGATGAGtggaagtttttattggtatcattttattCTACAGAACATTATTTGGTGGattcttattcctatattttggaggcagAATTAACATAGAGGGTTCCTGGTCTAAGAGTTACTATTAGATTTTTGTATTGGTCCCCCCAAAAATATTTTGTAACATAACATGGAATTTTTAGAAGTATTTTATATACAAATAAAACAATATATATAATTTTAAGGATATTGTATTcaaaattaataatttttttttttattattgacagattactgtaccaggagatcagaggaacaactgacatcttcaatttttaaatcagatgacctTGAGATCACACAGGATACAAATGAAGTGAATGCCATTTCTCCAGATATACCTTCATCCCTTCACAGTAAAGATCTATCATCTGATAATTTGAAACAGGTCCTATCTTCTGATCCATCAAAGGCTATTAAGGAAAATCAAACTGACAAATGGGGAGTAAAAAATCAAAATACTCTTGCAACAAAGaagctattttcatgttcagagtaTGAAAAAAGTTCCCTCAAATTGTTTTTTGTTGCACAAGAAACACTTAGCACAGAGAATACTAGATTTTCTTGTTCTAAGTATGGAAAATATGTTAGCCAGAAATCAAATCTTGCTAAGCATGAGGTAATTCACACAGaagagaaaccatattcatgtttagaTTGTGGGACTTGTTTTGGATATCAATCacatcttattagacatcagagaaatcatacaggggagaagccatattcatgttcagaatgtgggaaatgttttacaaataaatcacatcttgtaagacatcaaagaagtcacacaggggagaaaccatattcatgtttagaatgtgggaaaagttttgcaGATAAAAcatatcttgttacacatcagagaagtcacacaggggataaaccatattcatgttcagaatgtgggaaaagttttgcaaataAAACATATCTTTTTACACACCAGCGAAGTCATACAGGGGAAAGACCatactcatgttcagaatgtgggaaatcttttgcaCAAAAATCACATATTCTTAGACATGAGAGATGTCACACAGGgaagaaaccatattcatgttcacaatgtgggaaaggttttgcaaataaatcacatcttgttaaacACCAGAAATTTCACACAGGGGAAaggcctttttcatgctcagactGTGAGAGATGTTTTACAGAAAAATCAACTCTTAttagacatcaaagaactcacacaggggagaaaccatattcatgttcagaatgtgggaaatattttaaccaaaaATCGTCTCTTGTAATTCACAAGAgaactcacactggagagaagccttATTCATGCTCAGAATGCGGAAAATGTTGTGCAGATAAATCAAATCTTTTGAAACACAAGAAAATTCACACTGGGCAAAaacccttttcatgttcagaatgtggaaaatgtttggtAGACAAACAAAGTCTCTTgaaacaccagagaattcacacaggggagaagccatttttgtgTGTTCAATGTGGAAAATGTTGGGCAGATAAATCAAGTCTGGTTTCACATCAGAAaatacacacaggggagaagccattttcatgttcagaatgtgggatttGTTTTCTAcgtaaatcacatcttgttagacatcagagaattcacacaggggagaagccgtattcatgttcagaatgtggcaaatgttttacccGAATATCGCACCTTTTTAGACATCAAAAATTCCACATAGGAAGAAGCCTTTATCATACCTAGAAGGTGAGAAATATTTACTGGAAAATCATATTTTTgaccatcaaaaaaaaaaatcagacagaaaTAACTAGATTGTGCAAGAAGACATATGAGACACAAGAAAGAGAAAATTATTTAAAACTTaccgtggggaaaaaagtatttagttagccaccaattgtgcaagttctcccacttaaaaagttgagagaggcctgtaattgacctcAAAGGTAGACCACAAcaatgaaagtcaaaatgagaaaacaaatccagaaaataaccttgtctgatttattttgcaatttatggaggaaaataagtatttggtcacctaaaaacatgcaagatttctggctctcacagacctgtatcttccttaagaggcttctctgtcctccactcattacctgtagtaatggcacctatttgaacttgttatcagtataaaagacacctgttctcaacctcaaacagtcacaatccaaactccactatggtgaatatcaaagagctgtcgaaggacaccagaaacaaaatcttagccctgcaccaggctgggaagactgaatctgcaatatgcaagcagcttggtgtgatgaaatcaactgtgggagtaatattaaaaaaatggaagacatacaagaccaatggaagacatacaagaccactgataatctttcttgatctggggctccacacaagatgtcacttcatggggtcaaaatgatcacaagaacagtgagcaaaaatcccagaaccacatggggggacttagtgaatgagcTGCATAGAGCTGTgatcaccgtaacaaaggctaccttcAGTAGCACACTACTCCGCCAGGGACTcagagtgccagacgtgtccctctgcttaagccagtacatctgaagtttgctagagagcatttggattatccaaaagagtattgggagaatgtcatatggtctgatgaaaccaaagtagaactgtttggtagaaacaaaacttgttgtgtttggaggagacagaattctgagttgcatccaaagaacaccatacctactgtgaagcatggggggtggcaatatgttttggggctgtttctctgcaatgggACCAGGGCGACTGATCAGTgttcatgaaagaatgaatggggccatgtatcgtgagatattgagtgcaaacctccttcagtcatcaaaggcattgaagatgaaacatggatgggtctttcagcatgataataatcccaagcacaccgccggggcaacaaaggagtgacttcgtaagaagcatatgaaggtcctggagtggcctagtcagtctccagatctctaccccatagaaaacctttggagggagatgaaagttcgtgttgcccagtgacaggcccaaaacatcactgctccagaggagatctgcatggagaaatggtccaacataccaccaacagtgtgtgccaaccttgtgaagacttacaaaaaaaagtttggcctctgtcattggcaacaaaggatatataacaaaatatcgaGATGAAATTTTCTtaaagaccaaatacttattttccaccataatttgcaaactaaatcttgccaaatcaaacaaggtgattttctggatttgttttctcattttgactctcatgctttagttgtgatctacctatgatgtcaattacaggcctctctcatctttttaagtggaagaacttgcacaattggtggctgactaaatacttttttccccactgtatactagaATTGAAAATATATGCAGTTACTAATATCTGTCATtcaaaaagcaaataaaaattaACGTTCAATGTGCATTAAATATCTCATAGTCTCATTTATTTATGTATATACCATTACATCAACATAAGTATTGCAATAGTTTTTAAGCCTCTCAAAAATAAATATCCAATATTTACTCCTCCCTCTTCAGCGATAAGCCATTCATTATTTCCAATGCACAATCTCCCTGTCTGAAGAGTCTTTAACTTATAAACCTTACACTTCTAAACATGTTCATGTTACAACTTATATTTTACATGTGTGATCCATTCCTTCTTTGTAGGAACATCAGGTgtgatccatattttttatttaaccCTTAATGTAAAATCGCCTACGGGTTGCAGTACCTTACCACAGTTCATCGTACttgtaaatgatttatttaaattgtAACCGCATTAAATCGCACAGTGACATCTGAGCAATGCAGATAACTTgccctagaccaggggtccccaacctgtagctcgggagccacatgtggctcatggtcccatgaattgtggcttgcgGCTGTCTGACAGCTTgttgcattagctccagatttactaaactggtatgaagagcacatctcaaaatggtgaactttgtgagtagccctgctacAGAGCAGATCTGGGTACACATCTACTGGTCTTAGGGgcttagagataatttaagtatggtatgctggagacaggatgataataACGGTCAGAGGaagtgcttgaagctggatgtgactgtgttgggagtgcctgatgggagaatgctgaatgggggtttggtgggaacccctggatcttgatATAGTGCTTcagggtgatttgtgtggaaatctttggttatcattatacccataatAATTGATTTAGTTCCCACTACTGTGAAGTGggacaggagctggatgtggctcacaaccctcttgctgagctgaatgtggctctcaaggtcagaaaggttggggaccactgccctagaCCAATTAGCTTTGGGCATGGCTGACAATCTCAGACCAATCACAGTGAAGGATGCTGGTTTATCCAGCTTTATTGACTCTGATCTTCTCAGTAATGTCACAGAGAAAATTGGAGATGGCTGTCAATGTGTGTAACAACCTGACAGCCTGCAACAAAGATTTCCCCCTTAGATGCCACAGTCAATAGCAGCaatggcatctaaatggttaacagaggaaagtactgcagtgtatCAGACTAGCAAacgatataacaaaatattgaagtAAGGAAAAAAATTGAGGGTTAAAAGCTTCATAACTGCAAATACAGGTTTTATGTAaaaatgaaaactaaaaaaaaagtttacatctgGTATCACCATGTATGGAACAACTCAAAGTATAAATCTGCCATGTTATTTATCCCATATGGTGAACACTGtaaacaaaataaagaaaaaatgtccAAAGACTATACCCCATTTAACCATACTGAAAAACAAATTAGAAAGAAAAGTGATGAAAAAGTCATAAATACAAAAATTGTCAACACTACAGATGTTAACTTGTCCCACAAATAATAAGCCATCATACgacttttttcagaaaaataaacgTACAGCTCTCAGCATATGATGATgcaacaaaactattttttttttagcaaaagttGAAAATCATAAAGCCGATATAAATGGGGCATTGCTGTAATCGTTTTGACCCAAAGAATAGAATCAgaaaaatttgaataaaaagcaattaaaattttatgtaccccaaaatagtacTAATCAAAACTTCAACGTATCGCACAAATAATAATCCCCCACTCAGTTCTGGCATCTGTCAGCCGAAAAATAGTGGGTTTCTATATTATATGCACTACGATGACCTGATTGACAGCATTTAAAAGCtaattcttcttcttcttattattattatttatttatatagcagcattgattccatggtgctgtacatgagaagaggttacatacaaattacagatatcacttacagtaaacaaactaacattgacagactgatacagaggggcgaggaccctgcccttgcgggcttacattctacaggattatggggaaggagacagtaggttgagggttgcaggagctccggtgttggtgaggcggtagcttcggtagtgatgaggaggcagcggggtcagtgcaggctgtaggccttcctgaagagatgggttttcaggttccatatgaaggatccgaatgtggttgatcgtcggacgtgttggggcaaagaattccagaggatgggggatattcgggagaagtcttggaggcgattggatgaggagcgaataagtgtggaggagagaaggaggtcttgggaggaccggagattacgtgagggaagatatcgggagattagttcagatatatactgtatgtaggagacaggttatggatggctttgtaggtcagtattagtaatttgaactggatacgctgagggaatgggtgccagtgaagagatttgcagagaggggaagcagaggagtagcgcggagagagatgaattagtcgggcagcagagttaaggatggactggagaggtgcaagggtgttagcagggaggccgcagaaaaggatgttgcagtagtcacggcgggagatgatgagggcatgcacaagcattttagtagattgatggttgaggaaaggacggattctggaaatatttttgagctggaggcgacagaaggtggagagagcttggatgtgcggtttgaaggacagggcagagtcgaaggttactctgaggcagcggacttccggtacgggggaaagcattgtgtcattgattgcgatagataggtcaggtaaggaagatctatgggatggaggaaatatgatgagttcagatttgtccacattgagtttgaggaagcaagaggagaagaaggaggatgtggctgataggcactctgggattctggacagcagagcagtgacgtctgggccagagaggtagatctgagtgtcatcagcatagaggtggtactggaatccatgggactttgagttgtctcaagccaagtgtatagattgagaagagtaggggtcctagaacagagctttgggggactccaacagagagagggtgggctgaggaggtagtgtgggagtgggagacgctgaatgtgtggttggaaaggtacgaggagatccaggatagggcgaggttttTGATGCcagaggaggagaggatctgtagtaggatgcagtggtcaactgtgtcgaaagcagaggacaggtctagaaggaggagtacagagtattgtccattagctttggcggtaagtacagtcatggccaaaagtattgacaccccctgcaattctgtcagataatactcattttctagctgaaaatgattgcaaacacaaattacttcgtattattatcttcatttaatttatcttaaatgaaaaaaaacacaaaagagaatgaagcaaaaagcaaaacattgatcatttcacacaaaactccaaaaatgggccagacaaaagtattggcaccctcagactaatacttggttgcacaacctatagccaaaataactgcaacgaaccgcttccggtaaccatcaatgagtttcttacaatgctctgctgtaaTTTTAGACCatgcttctttggcaaactgctccaggtccctgatatttgaagggtgccttcaacaaactcatttttagatctctccacagatgttctatgggattcaggtctggactcattgctggccaccttagaagtctccagtgctttctctcaaaccattttctagtgctttttgaagtgtgttttggtgtcattgtcctggaagacccatgacctctgagggagacccagctttctcacactgggccctacattatgctgcaaaatttgttggtagtcttcagacttcataatgccatgcacacggtcaagcagtccagtgccagaggcagcaaagcaaccccaaaacatcagggaacctccgccatgtttgactatagggaccgtgttcttttctttgaatgcctctttttttctcctgtaaactctatgttgatgtctttgcccaaaaagctctacttttgtctcatctgaccagagtacattcttccaaaacgtttcaggctttttcaggtaagttttggcaaactccagcctggcttttttatgtctcggggtaagaagtggggtcttcctggctctcctaccatacagtcccttttcattcagacgccgacggatagtatgggttgacactgttgtaccctcggactgcagggcagcttgaacttgtttggatgttggtcgaggttctttatccaacatctgcacaatcttgctttGAGATCTCTtggcaatttttcttttccgtccacatctagggaggttagccacagtgccatgggctttaaacttcttgatgacactgcgcacggtagacacaggaacattccggtctttggagatggatttgtagccttgagattgctcatgcttcctcacaatttggtttctcaggtccccagacagttctttggtcttctttcttttctccatgctcaatgtggtacacacaaggacacaggacagaggttgagtcaactttaatccatgtcaactggctgcaagtgtgatttagttattgctaacacctgttaggtgccacaggtaagtta is a window encoding:
- the LOC138663814 gene encoding zinc finger protein 83-like, which translates into the protein MWCAALQVEVLKISDLLSGDRLYKKIFLIYSSRMDRDRDKMFERILHITLEIVFRLTGEDYTVMKKTSSERCQDPVSEGWGRPLSPITGPPHHPLVQEDINDQKILELTYKMIELLTEEVPIRCQDVTVYFSMEEWEYLEGHKALYKDVMMEVPQPLTSAVLSSKRTTPERCPRPLLSHDCKQEDTNVPQDYQGEDLTHINTIETFVMGDEWCKEEIPTYDSPDYCTRRSEEQLTSSIFKSDDLEITQDTNEVNAISPDIPSSLHSKDLSSDNLKQVLSSDPSKAIKENQTDKWGVKNQNTLATKKLFSCSEYEKSSLKLFFVAQETLSTENTRFSCSKYGKYVSQKSNLAKHEVIHTEEKPYSCLDCGTCFGYQSHLIRHQRNHTGEKPYSCSECGKCFTNKSHLVRHQRSHTGEKPYSCLECGKSFADKTYLVTHQRSHTGDKPYSCSECGKSFANKTYLFTHQRSHTGERPYSCSECGKSFAQKSHILRHERCHTGKKPYSCSQCGKGFANKSHLVKHQKFHTGERPFSCSDCERCFTEKSTLIRHQRTHTGEKPYSCSECGKYFNQKSSLVIHKRTHTGEKPYSCSECGKCCADKSNLLKHKKIHTGQKPFSCSECGKCLVDKQSLLKHQRIHTGEKPFLCVQCGKCWADKSSLVSHQKIHTGEKPFSCSECGICFLRKSHLVRHQRIHTGEKPYSCSECGKCFTRISHLFRHQKFHIGRSLYHT